A portion of the Streptomyces coeruleoprunus genome contains these proteins:
- a CDS encoding (Fe-S)-binding protein: protein MQLAAIIVSLTLTVVGVALVARAVAQIWHFVRLGQPVPAGSRTDDPKQRTITLVKEFLGHTRMNRWGIVGFAHWFVAIGFLTLPPTLAQAFGQLFRADYVLPLVGGFLPFEMYTEFIGLMTVVGIGVLMVIRLLNLPSRAGRKSRFAGSKAWQAYFVEYVILTIGLAILVLRGLEGAIHHVESYEAAYFVSYPLVLAFKGLGVGALQNLIYLAAAVKISTSFIWMITVSLNTNMGVAWHRFLGFPNIWFKRNADGSTALGALQPMTSGGKEIDFETVFDDEEGAEETVFGVSQVEHFSWKGILDFATCTECGRCQSQCPAWNTGKPLSPKLLIMSLRDHAHAKAPYLLAGGGKTMEGEEKASEEALANVPASALAEAERPLIGTAEENGVIDPDVLWSCTTCGACVEQCPVDIEHVDHIVDMRRYQVMIESAFPSEAGTMLKNLEKKGNPWGLAKKQRVEWTKEVDFEVPIVGKDIEDLSEVDYLYWVGCAGALEDRAKKTTKAFAELLHMAGVKFAIMGGDEKCTGDSARRLGNEPLFQQLGQENVAMLNMAFGEDDEDESTKKPKSSKKIVATCPHCFNTIANEYPQLGGEFEVIHHTQLLQHLIDEGRLVPVTPVDGLITYHDPCYLGRHNKVYTPPREIMDAVPGLRQQEMHRHKERGFCCGAGGARMWMEERIGKRINVERVDEALSLNPDIVSTACPFCLVMLSDSVNGKKNEGAAKESLQVVDVAQLLLESVRTPQADAPEEGVADAEPEPAPAK from the coding sequence ATGCAACTCGCCGCGATCATTGTGTCGCTGACCCTGACCGTGGTCGGCGTTGCACTCGTCGCCCGAGCCGTCGCACAGATCTGGCACTTCGTGAGGCTCGGCCAGCCGGTCCCGGCCGGCAGTCGCACGGACGACCCGAAGCAGCGAACGATCACGCTGGTCAAGGAGTTCCTGGGCCACACCAGGATGAACCGCTGGGGCATCGTCGGCTTCGCCCACTGGTTCGTCGCGATCGGCTTCCTGACCCTGCCGCCGACCCTGGCGCAGGCCTTCGGCCAGCTCTTCCGGGCCGACTATGTCCTGCCGCTCGTCGGCGGCTTCCTGCCGTTCGAGATGTACACCGAGTTCATCGGCCTGATGACGGTCGTCGGCATCGGCGTGCTCATGGTGATCCGGCTGCTGAACCTGCCCTCCCGGGCCGGCCGCAAGTCCCGCTTCGCCGGCTCCAAGGCGTGGCAGGCGTACTTCGTCGAGTACGTCATCCTCACGATCGGCCTGGCGATCCTCGTCCTGCGCGGCCTCGAGGGCGCGATCCACCACGTCGAGTCGTACGAGGCGGCCTACTTCGTCTCGTACCCGCTGGTCCTGGCGTTCAAGGGGCTGGGCGTCGGCGCCCTGCAGAACCTGATCTACCTCGCCGCGGCGGTGAAGATCAGCACCTCCTTCATCTGGATGATCACGGTCTCGCTCAACACCAACATGGGTGTGGCCTGGCACCGCTTCCTCGGCTTCCCGAACATCTGGTTCAAGCGCAACGCGGACGGCTCCACCGCTCTCGGCGCGCTCCAGCCGATGACGTCCGGCGGCAAGGAGATCGACTTCGAGACGGTCTTCGACGACGAGGAGGGCGCCGAGGAGACCGTCTTCGGTGTCTCGCAGGTCGAGCACTTCTCCTGGAAGGGCATCCTCGACTTCGCCACCTGCACCGAGTGCGGCCGCTGCCAGTCGCAGTGCCCCGCCTGGAACACCGGCAAGCCGCTCTCCCCGAAGCTGCTCATCATGTCGCTGCGCGACCACGCGCACGCCAAGGCCCCGTACCTGCTGGCCGGCGGCGGCAAGACCATGGAGGGCGAGGAGAAGGCGTCCGAGGAGGCCCTGGCGAACGTCCCGGCGTCCGCCCTGGCCGAGGCGGAGCGCCCGCTGATCGGCACCGCCGAGGAGAACGGCGTCATCGACCCGGACGTGCTGTGGTCCTGCACCACCTGCGGTGCGTGCGTCGAGCAGTGCCCCGTCGACATCGAGCACGTCGACCACATCGTCGACATGCGCCGCTACCAGGTGATGATCGAGTCCGCGTTCCCGTCCGAGGCGGGCACGATGCTCAAGAACCTGGAGAAGAAGGGCAACCCCTGGGGTCTCGCCAAGAAGCAGCGCGTCGAGTGGACCAAGGAGGTCGACTTCGAGGTCCCGATCGTCGGCAAGGACATCGAGGACCTGTCGGAGGTCGACTACCTCTACTGGGTCGGCTGCGCCGGCGCCCTGGAGGACCGGGCGAAGAAGACCACCAAGGCCTTCGCCGAGCTGCTGCACATGGCGGGCGTCAAGTTCGCCATCATGGGCGGCGACGAGAAGTGCACCGGTGACTCCGCCCGCCGCCTCGGCAACGAGCCGCTGTTCCAGCAGCTCGGCCAGGAGAACGTCGCGATGCTGAACATGGCGTTCGGCGAGGACGACGAGGACGAGTCCACCAAGAAGCCCAAGTCGTCGAAGAAGATCGTCGCGACCTGCCCGCACTGCTTCAACACGATCGCGAACGAGTACCCGCAGCTGGGCGGCGAGTTCGAGGTCATCCACCACACGCAGCTGCTCCAGCACCTCATCGACGAGGGCCGACTGGTCCCGGTGACGCCGGTCGACGGCCTGATCACCTACCACGACCCGTGCTACCTGGGCCGCCACAACAAGGTCTACACGCCCCCGCGCGAGATCATGGACGCGGTGCCCGGCCTGCGCCAGCAGGAGATGCACCGCCACAAGGAGCGCGGCTTCTGCTGCGGCGCCGGCGGCGCGCGCATGTGGATGGAGGAGCGCATCGGCAAGCGCATCAACGTCGAGCGCGTCGACGAGGCCCTGTCCCTCAACCCGGACATCGTCTCGACGGCCTGCCCGTTCTGCCTCGTCATGCTGAGCGACTCGGTCAACGGCAAGAAGAACGAGGGTGCGGCGAAGGAGTCGCTCCAGGTCGTGGACGTGGCGCAGCTGCTGCTGGAGTCGGTCAGGACGCCGCAGGCGGACGCGCCGGAGGAGGGCGTGGCCGACGCGGAGCCGGAGCCCGCACCGGCGAAGTAA
- a CDS encoding Yip1 family protein: MAGFRIGRGRDNRTPQHRQPQQAPSYGGPATPPSPYGQQQWQQGGQAYGEPEYFGDPHAHPNPQPHPGAHPHAYQQPQQPQYRGGAPGHPADPYAANNPGHTQVFSVHDDPYGQAGPYGPDAAPAAPVGPRLPWKQLLSGIVLRPGPTFWQMRDHAVWIPALTITFLYGLLALFGFDKAREEAINATLSTAVPYVLLTGVMMVIGGVILGVVTHTLARQLGGDGAWQPTVGLSMLIMAMTDAPRLLFALFLGGDNSLVQVVGWLSWLAAGALFTSMVSKSHDLPWPKALGASSIQLVALLSLVKLGTL, translated from the coding sequence GTGGCTGGATTCAGGATCGGACGCGGCCGGGACAACCGCACCCCGCAACATCGTCAACCGCAGCAGGCGCCCTCGTACGGCGGCCCTGCGACACCGCCGTCGCCCTACGGGCAGCAGCAGTGGCAGCAGGGCGGGCAGGCCTACGGCGAGCCCGAGTACTTCGGCGACCCGCACGCGCACCCGAACCCGCAGCCGCACCCGGGCGCGCACCCGCACGCGTACCAGCAGCCCCAGCAGCCGCAGTACCGCGGCGGCGCCCCCGGCCACCCCGCCGACCCGTACGCGGCGAACAACCCGGGGCACACGCAGGTCTTCAGTGTCCACGACGACCCGTACGGCCAGGCAGGCCCGTACGGCCCGGACGCGGCCCCCGCGGCCCCCGTGGGCCCGCGCCTGCCGTGGAAGCAGCTGCTGAGCGGCATCGTGCTGCGCCCCGGCCCGACGTTCTGGCAGATGCGGGACCACGCGGTGTGGATCCCGGCGCTGACCATCACCTTCCTGTACGGCCTGCTGGCGCTCTTCGGCTTCGACAAGGCGCGCGAGGAGGCGATCAACGCGACGCTGTCCACGGCCGTCCCGTACGTCCTGCTGACGGGCGTGATGATGGTGATCGGTGGCGTCATCCTGGGCGTGGTGACCCACACGCTGGCGCGCCAGCTGGGCGGCGACGGCGCGTGGCAGCCGACGGTGGGCCTCTCCATGCTGATCATGGCGATGACGGACGCGCCGCGCCTGCTGTTCGCCCTGTTCCTGGGCGGCGACAACTCGCTGGTGCAGGTCGTGGGCTGGCTGTCGTGGCTGGCGGCGGGCGCGCTGTTCACCTCGATGGTGAGCAAGTCGCACGACCTGCCGTGGCCGAAGGCGCTGGGCGCGTCCTCGATCCAGCTGGTGGCGCTGCTGTCGCTGGTCAAGCTGGGCACGCTGTAG
- a CDS encoding phosphoribosyltransferase produces MSDVRENLTYEGFGRAVRELAQTIADDGYEPDIVLSIARGGVFVAGALAYALDCKNIHLVNVEFYTGVGTTMEMPVMLAPVPNAIDFSNKKVLIADDVADTGKTLKLVHDFCLDHVAEVRSAVIYEKSHSLVKCEYVWKRTDDWINFPWSVEKPVVRRSGQVLDA; encoded by the coding sequence ATGAGTGACGTACGGGAGAACCTGACGTACGAAGGGTTCGGGCGCGCCGTGCGCGAGCTGGCCCAGACGATCGCCGACGACGGCTACGAGCCCGACATCGTGCTCTCCATCGCCCGTGGCGGTGTCTTCGTGGCGGGCGCGCTCGCCTACGCCCTCGACTGCAAGAACATCCACCTCGTGAACGTGGAGTTCTACACCGGCGTGGGCACCACCATGGAGATGCCCGTCATGCTCGCGCCCGTGCCGAACGCGATCGACTTCTCCAACAAGAAGGTGCTCATCGCGGACGACGTCGCCGACACCGGCAAGACGCTCAAGCTGGTGCACGACTTCTGCCTCGACCACGTCGCCGAGGTGCGCTCCGCCGTCATCTACGAGAAGTCGCACTCCCTGGTGAAGTGCGAGTACGTCTGGAAGCGCACCGACGACTGGATCAACTTCCCCTGGAGCGTCGAGAAGCCCGTCGTGCGGCGCAGCGGCCAGGTCCTCGACGCCTGA
- the dcd gene encoding dCTP deaminase has translation MLLSDKDIRAEIDSGRVRIDPYDDSMVQPSSIDVRLDRFFRVFENHRYPHIDPAVEQADLTRLVEPEGDEAFILHPGEFVLASTYEVISLPDDIASRLEGKSSLGRLGLVTHSTAGFIDPGFSGHVTLELSNLATLPIKLWPGMKIGQLCMFRLSSPAEFPYGSERYGSRYQGQRGPTASRSFQNFHRTQV, from the coding sequence GTGCTTCTCTCAGACAAGGACATCCGGGCCGAGATCGATTCCGGGCGGGTGCGCATCGACCCGTACGACGACTCCATGGTGCAGCCCTCGAGCATTGACGTGCGGCTGGACCGCTTTTTCCGGGTGTTCGAGAATCACCGCTACCCGCACATCGACCCCGCGGTCGAGCAGGCGGACCTCACCCGGCTGGTGGAGCCGGAGGGGGACGAGGCGTTCATCCTCCACCCCGGCGAGTTCGTGCTGGCGTCCACGTACGAGGTCATCTCGCTGCCCGACGACATCGCCTCGCGGCTCGAGGGCAAGAGCTCCCTGGGGCGGCTCGGCCTGGTCACCCATTCGACCGCCGGGTTCATCGACCCCGGCTTCTCCGGGCATGTGACCCTGGAGCTGTCGAACCTCGCGACTCTGCCGATCAAGCTCTGGCCCGGCATGAAGATCGGGCAGCTGTGCATGTTCCGGCTGAGTTCGCCCGCCGAGTTCCCGTACGGCAGCGAGCGGTACGGGTCCCGGTACCAGGGGCAGCGCGGGCCCACGGCCTCGCGGTCCTTCCAGAACTTCCATCGGACGCAGGTGTGA
- a CDS encoding PadR family transcriptional regulator: protein MSLRHAVLGLLAERPASGYDLLKTFQTSLANVWPATQSQLYGELTRLADAGLLAVSAEGPRGRKEYAITDAGREELRHWLLNTEPVTRRRSDMLLRVFLLGTVPKERALDHLRMLADRFEQLYGELRALDDSVPWDQSDLTAYGRVTLEWGLRFMNMQREWATWAAEQIAAAEAEEAEQQG from the coding sequence ATGAGCCTTCGACATGCCGTACTGGGACTGCTCGCCGAGCGTCCGGCCAGCGGGTACGACCTGCTGAAGACCTTCCAGACCTCGCTGGCGAACGTCTGGCCCGCCACCCAGAGCCAGCTGTACGGCGAACTGACCCGGCTCGCCGACGCCGGCCTCCTGGCGGTCTCCGCCGAGGGGCCCCGCGGCCGCAAGGAGTACGCGATCACCGACGCGGGCCGGGAGGAGCTGCGGCACTGGCTGCTGAACACCGAGCCGGTGACCCGGCGGCGCAGCGACATGCTGCTGCGCGTCTTCCTCCTCGGGACGGTGCCGAAGGAGCGGGCCCTCGACCACCTGCGGATGCTCGCCGACCGCTTCGAGCAGCTCTACGGCGAACTGCGCGCACTCGACGACTCGGTCCCCTGGGACCAGAGCGACCTGACCGCCTACGGCCGCGTCACGCTCGAATGGGGCCTGCGGTTCATGAACATGCAGCGCGAGTGGGCGACATGGGCGGCGGAGCAGATCGCCGCAGCGGAGGCCGAAGAAGCCGAGCAGCAGGGCTGA
- a CDS encoding oxygenase MpaB family protein, whose translation MTAENFAAELEVAAQAGDPAADALVSDLIDNKEVDGVNQLFRTVNTLKPGMDHSQLPPRLADFMREAEADPPGWTEADVKAAEAFFDRHHGPASMLQGTVGLIGTYLSPTGAYTLRSTGRLGGVEGPGRRLSQSTRLFQGMGDKGAMRDGSLKATVTKVRLVHASVRQLHKKSGEWDYAKWGEPVSQKYTTGAACVFSVQILQAMRNLGIDVSKAEAHGFMCAWHYVNHYLGTPEKWQLPKDVELVDRMWTKVRDDEWKKTEDGLHMTDQAIKYYRSLLERTPVVTDTFIAMVRLALTDKYADMAGVPRSPIDLFAKPAAGGHGLAGGLGSALSGAVKQTTGVDPYNQALGAGSKVFNAALEDAVTHDKDKQPQMHQELHDGR comes from the coding sequence ATGACCGCTGAGAACTTCGCCGCCGAGCTGGAGGTGGCGGCCCAGGCGGGCGACCCGGCCGCCGACGCGCTCGTGTCCGACCTGATCGACAACAAGGAGGTCGACGGGGTCAACCAGCTCTTCCGCACCGTCAACACCCTCAAGCCCGGCATGGACCACTCCCAGTTGCCCCCGCGCCTGGCCGACTTCATGCGCGAGGCCGAGGCCGATCCGCCGGGCTGGACCGAGGCGGACGTGAAGGCCGCGGAAGCCTTCTTCGACCGCCACCACGGCCCGGCGTCCATGCTCCAGGGAACCGTCGGCCTCATCGGCACCTACCTCTCTCCCACGGGCGCCTACACCCTGCGCTCCACCGGCCGCCTCGGCGGCGTGGAGGGGCCGGGCCGGCGCCTGTCGCAGTCCACCCGCCTGTTCCAGGGCATGGGCGACAAGGGCGCCATGCGGGACGGCTCGCTGAAGGCGACGGTCACCAAGGTCCGGCTCGTGCACGCCTCGGTGCGGCAGTTGCACAAGAAGAGCGGCGAGTGGGACTACGCCAAGTGGGGCGAGCCGGTCTCGCAGAAGTACACCACCGGCGCCGCCTGCGTCTTCAGCGTGCAGATCCTCCAGGCCATGCGCAATCTCGGCATCGACGTCTCGAAGGCCGAGGCCCACGGCTTCATGTGCGCCTGGCACTACGTCAACCACTACCTGGGCACCCCGGAGAAGTGGCAGCTGCCCAAGGACGTCGAGCTGGTCGACCGGATGTGGACCAAGGTGCGGGACGACGAGTGGAAGAAGACCGAGGACGGTCTCCACATGACGGACCAGGCCATCAAGTACTACCGGAGCCTCCTCGAGCGGACTCCCGTGGTCACCGACACGTTCATCGCGATGGTCCGTCTGGCGCTCACCGACAAGTACGCCGACATGGCCGGCGTCCCCAGGAGCCCGATCGACCTCTTCGCCAAGCCCGCCGCCGGCGGCCACGGACTCGCAGGCGGTCTCGGCAGCGCCCTGAGCGGCGCCGTCAAGCAGACCACCGGCGTCGACCCGTACAACCAGGCCCTCGGCGCCGGCTCCAAGGTGTTCAACGCGGCCCTGGAGGACGCGGTCACCCACGACAAGGACAAGCAGCCCCAGATGCACCAGGAACTCCACGACGGCCGCTGA
- the arsB gene encoding ACR3 family arsenite efflux transporter: protein MTCTAAPATTEEASVVAKLSTLDRFLAVWILLAMALGLGLGRAVPGLNDALAAVEIGGISLPIAIGLLIMMYPVLAKVRYDRLDAVTGDKRLMVSSLVVNWVLGPAVMFALAWIFLPDLPEYRTGLIIVGLARCIAMVIIWNDLACGDREAAAVLVALNSVFQVLAFGLLGWFYLDLLPGWLGLGTGEQLDISMGKIALNVGIFLGVPLLAGFLTRRIGEGKLGRESYESRFLPKIGPWALYGLLFTIVVLFALQGRTITSQPLDVARIAIPLLVYFAVMWFGTFALGKAIGLGYDRTATLAFTAAGNNFELAIAVAIATFGVTSGQALSGVVGPLIEVPVLVALVHVSLAWRRKFAAAA from the coding sequence ATGACCTGTACCGCAGCCCCCGCGACCACCGAGGAAGCATCCGTCGTCGCGAAACTCTCCACGCTCGACCGCTTCCTGGCCGTGTGGATCCTGCTCGCCATGGCCCTCGGGCTCGGCCTCGGCCGCGCGGTGCCCGGCCTGAACGACGCACTCGCCGCCGTCGAGATCGGCGGCATATCGCTGCCGATCGCCATCGGCCTGCTGATCATGATGTATCCGGTGCTGGCGAAGGTCCGCTACGACAGGCTCGACGCCGTCACGGGCGACAAGAGGCTCATGGTCTCCTCGCTCGTCGTCAACTGGGTCCTCGGCCCGGCCGTGATGTTCGCCCTGGCCTGGATCTTCCTGCCCGACCTGCCGGAGTACCGCACGGGCCTGATCATCGTGGGCCTTGCCCGCTGCATCGCCATGGTGATCATCTGGAACGACCTCGCCTGCGGCGACCGCGAGGCCGCGGCCGTGCTGGTCGCCCTGAACTCCGTCTTCCAGGTCCTCGCCTTCGGCCTGCTGGGCTGGTTCTACCTGGACCTGCTGCCGGGCTGGCTGGGCCTCGGCACGGGCGAGCAACTCGACATCTCCATGGGGAAGATCGCCCTGAACGTCGGCATCTTCCTGGGCGTGCCGCTGCTGGCGGGCTTCCTGACGCGCCGGATCGGCGAGGGCAAGCTGGGCCGCGAGTCGTACGAGTCGCGCTTCCTGCCGAAGATCGGCCCCTGGGCGCTGTACGGCCTGCTGTTCACGATCGTGGTCCTCTTCGCCCTCCAGGGCAGGACGATCACCTCGCAGCCGCTGGACGTGGCCCGTATCGCGATCCCGCTGCTGGTCTACTTCGCCGTGATGTGGTTCGGGACCTTCGCGCTCGGCAAGGCCATCGGCCTGGGCTACGACCGGACCGCGACGCTCGCCTTCACGGCGGCCGGCAACAACTTCGAGCTGGCCATCGCCGTCGCCATCGCCACCTTCGGCGTGACGTCCGGCCAGGCCCTGTCGGGTGTGGTCGGCCCGCTCATCGAGGTCCCGGTGCTGGTCGCGCTCGTCCACGTGTCGCTGGCCTGGCGGCGGAAGTTCGCGGCGGCCGCGTGA
- a CDS encoding metalloregulator ArsR/SmtB family transcription factor: MMTSVDTELIRVLADPLRLRIVTLLARETLCTTHLVEETGARQTNLSNHLRVLREAGVVETEPCGRFTYYKLRPDVIARLADRFAELAATARTAADNKRACP; the protein is encoded by the coding sequence ATGATGACGTCAGTCGACACTGAACTGATCCGGGTCCTGGCCGACCCCCTCAGGCTCCGGATCGTCACTCTGCTCGCCCGGGAGACCCTCTGCACCACCCACCTGGTGGAGGAGACCGGCGCCCGCCAGACGAACCTGTCCAACCACCTGAGGGTGCTGCGCGAGGCCGGGGTCGTGGAGACCGAGCCGTGCGGCCGCTTCACCTACTACAAGCTCCGCCCCGACGTCATCGCCCGACTCGCCGACCGGTTCGCCGAGCTGGCCGCCACCGCTCGTACCGCCGCCGACAACAAGAGGGCCTGTCCATGA
- a CDS encoding arsenate reductase ArsC → MSDKPSVLFVCVHNAGRSQMAAAWLAHLAGDRVEVRSAGSAPAEHVNPAAVEAMREVGIDMSAETPKILTVDAVRASDVCITMGCGDTCPVFPGKRYLDWKLDDPAGRGVDAVRPIRDEIRKLVEGLIEEIAPEAAK, encoded by the coding sequence ATGTCCGACAAGCCCTCGGTGCTGTTCGTCTGTGTCCACAACGCCGGCCGCTCCCAGATGGCCGCCGCGTGGCTGGCCCACCTGGCCGGCGACCGCGTCGAGGTCCGCTCGGCCGGCTCCGCCCCCGCCGAGCACGTCAACCCGGCCGCGGTCGAGGCCATGCGCGAGGTCGGCATCGACATGTCCGCCGAGACCCCGAAGATCCTCACCGTCGACGCGGTCAGGGCGTCCGACGTGTGCATCACCATGGGCTGCGGCGACACCTGCCCCGTCTTCCCGGGCAAGCGCTACCTGGACTGGAAGCTCGACGACCCGGCCGGCCGGGGCGTCGACGCCGTACGACCCATCCGCGACGAGATCAGGAAGCTCGTCGAAGGACTCATCGAAGAGATCGCCCCGGAGGCTGCGAAGTGA
- the trxB gene encoding thioredoxin-disulfide reductase, which yields MTVENEIRNVIVVGSGPAGYTAALYTARASLKPLVFEGSVTAGGALIQTTEVENFPGFRDGIMGPELMDNMRAQAERFGAELIPDDIVAVDLSEDIKTVTDTAGTVHRARAVIVATGSQHRKLGLDHEDELSGRGVSYCATCDGFFFRDHDIVVVGGGDTAMEEATFLSRFAKSVTVVHRRDSLRASKAMQERAFADPKITFAWNSEVAAIHAEDGRLAGLTLRDTVTGETSELAATGLFVAIGHDPRSELVKGQLDLDDDGYLKVASPSTRTNVPGVFGAGDVVDHTYRQAVTAAGSGCAAALDAERYLAAL from the coding sequence GTGACCGTCGAGAACGAGATCCGCAACGTCATCGTCGTCGGATCGGGCCCCGCCGGCTACACGGCGGCGCTCTACACGGCACGCGCCTCGCTGAAGCCGCTGGTCTTCGAGGGGTCCGTGACCGCAGGCGGCGCGCTGATCCAGACCACCGAGGTCGAGAACTTCCCCGGGTTCCGCGACGGCATCATGGGCCCGGAGCTCATGGACAACATGCGGGCCCAGGCGGAGCGCTTCGGTGCCGAGCTGATCCCCGACGACATCGTGGCCGTCGACCTCAGCGAGGACATCAAGACGGTCACCGACACCGCGGGCACCGTCCACCGCGCCAGGGCCGTGATCGTCGCGACCGGCTCACAGCACCGCAAGCTGGGCCTGGACCACGAGGACGAGCTGTCCGGCCGGGGCGTCTCGTACTGCGCCACCTGCGACGGCTTCTTCTTCCGCGACCACGACATCGTGGTCGTCGGCGGCGGCGACACCGCGATGGAGGAGGCGACCTTCCTCTCCCGCTTCGCCAAGTCGGTCACCGTCGTCCACCGCCGGGACAGCCTGCGCGCCTCCAAGGCCATGCAGGAGCGCGCCTTCGCCGACCCGAAGATCACCTTCGCCTGGAACAGCGAGGTCGCCGCGATCCACGCCGAGGACGGCAGGCTGGCCGGCCTCACCCTGCGCGACACCGTGACCGGCGAGACCTCCGAACTGGCCGCCACGGGACTGTTCGTGGCCATCGGCCACGACCCGCGCAGCGAGCTGGTCAAGGGTCAGCTGGACCTGGACGACGACGGGTACCTGAAGGTCGCCTCGCCCTCCACCCGTACGAACGTCCCTGGCGTCTTCGGCGCGGGCGACGTCGTCGACCACACCTACCGCCAGGCCGTCACCGCCGCCGGCAGCGGCTGCGCCGCCGCACTCGACGCGGAACGCTACCTCGCGGCGCTCTGA
- a CDS encoding NAD(P)-binding domain-containing protein → MTDTAELPVVVIGAGPAGLAAAAHLGDRGLRLLVLEAGPVAGAAVREWAHVRLFSTWAELVDTAAEKLLAPTGWTRPDPTAYPTGGDWVREYLRPLADALGDRVRYGATVTGVSRAGRDRVVDADREAQPLVVQFTVEGGREERVLARAVIDASGTWATPGPAGASGLPALGERAAADRIAYRVPDLEDPAVRARYAGRRVAVVGSGASAFTALAQLAALAEDTDGESTHTLWILRRGLSGTTFGGGEADQLPARGALGLAAKAAVEDGHATAVTGFRTEAVERTPDGERLVLVAEDGRRLDPVDEVIVLTGFRPDLSFLSELRLALDERLQAPVALAPLIDPNVHSCGTVYAHGHRELSHPEPGVYLVGMKSYGRAPTFLALTGYEQVRSVVAAIAGDTESADRVELTLPETGVCGGAGLFDQPAADAGQGGGCCGAPATLQIGGVPSSGGC, encoded by the coding sequence GTGACCGATACCGCCGAACTGCCCGTCGTCGTCATCGGAGCCGGCCCCGCGGGCCTCGCCGCCGCGGCGCACCTCGGGGACCGGGGACTTCGGCTGCTCGTCCTGGAGGCCGGGCCGGTGGCGGGTGCGGCCGTCCGGGAATGGGCGCACGTCCGGCTCTTCTCCACCTGGGCCGAACTCGTCGACACCGCCGCCGAGAAGCTGCTCGCCCCGACGGGGTGGACGCGGCCGGACCCGACCGCGTACCCGACGGGCGGCGACTGGGTGCGGGAGTACCTCCGGCCCCTCGCGGACGCGCTCGGCGACCGTGTCCGCTACGGCGCCACCGTCACCGGCGTCTCGCGCGCCGGACGGGACCGGGTCGTGGACGCGGACCGGGAGGCCCAGCCGCTCGTCGTGCAGTTCACGGTGGAGGGCGGCCGGGAGGAGCGGGTCCTGGCGCGGGCGGTGATCGACGCCTCCGGCACGTGGGCGACGCCGGGCCCGGCCGGGGCGAGCGGCCTGCCCGCGCTCGGGGAGCGTGCCGCGGCGGACCGGATCGCCTACCGCGTCCCGGACCTCGAGGACCCGGCCGTACGCGCCCGTTACGCGGGAAGGCGCGTCGCGGTCGTCGGCTCGGGCGCGTCGGCGTTCACCGCGCTCGCGCAACTGGCGGCGCTCGCGGAGGACACCGACGGAGAGAGCACCCACACCCTGTGGATCCTGCGCCGCGGCCTCAGCGGCACCACGTTCGGCGGAGGCGAGGCCGACCAGCTCCCGGCACGCGGCGCGCTGGGGCTCGCGGCCAAGGCGGCCGTCGAGGACGGCCACGCGACGGCCGTGACGGGTTTCCGTACGGAGGCCGTCGAACGGACCCCCGACGGCGAGCGCCTGGTGCTCGTCGCCGAGGACGGACGCCGTCTCGACCCGGTCGACGAGGTGATCGTCCTGACGGGCTTCCGCCCCGACCTCTCCTTCCTCTCCGAACTCCGCCTCGCCCTCGACGAGCGCCTCCAGGCCCCCGTCGCCCTGGCCCCGCTGATCGACCCGAACGTCCACTCCTGCGGCACGGTCTACGCGCACGGCCACCGCGAGCTGTCCCACCCGGAGCCGGGCGTCTACCTCGTCGGCATGAAGTCCTACGGCCGTGCGCCGACCTTCCTCGCCCTGACCGGCTACGAGCAGGTCCGCTCGGTCGTCGCCGCCATCGCGGGCGACACGGAGTCGGCGGACCGCGTCGAACTCACCCTGCCCGAGACGGGCGTGTGCGGCGGAGCGGGGCTGTTCGACCAGCCGGCGGCCGACGCCGGGCAGGGCGGCGGCTGCTGCGGAGCCCCGGCCACGCTGCAGATCGGCGGCGTCCCCTCCTCGGGCGGCTGCTGA
- a CDS encoding metalloregulator ArsR/SmtB family transcription factor gives MSNVKALPLLDTGTDGSVAPCCPPLTERPMTAAEAETAAKMFKALGDPVRLRLFSAVASHEGGEACVCDISDVGVSQPTVSHHLKKLKEAGLLTSERRGTWVFYRVEPSVLTAMGLILRTP, from the coding sequence ATGTCGAATGTGAAGGCGCTGCCCCTGCTGGACACCGGGACCGACGGTTCCGTGGCTCCTTGCTGCCCGCCCCTCACAGAGCGCCCCATGACGGCCGCCGAGGCCGAGACGGCCGCGAAGATGTTCAAGGCCCTCGGCGACCCGGTCCGGCTGCGGCTGTTCTCCGCCGTCGCCTCGCACGAGGGCGGCGAGGCGTGCGTGTGCGACATCTCCGACGTCGGCGTCTCGCAGCCGACGGTCTCCCACCACCTGAAGAAGCTGAAGGAGGCCGGCCTGCTCACCTCCGAGCGCCGCGGCACCTGGGTCTTCTACCGGGTCGAGCCGTCCGTGCTCACCGCTATGGGCCTGATCCTCAGGACGCCATGA